Proteins encoded by one window of Fibrobacter sp. UWB15:
- a CDS encoding metal ABC transporter permease, protein MPELIEKLSFYLDFPFVRYAIIVGVLVSLCSSLLGVTLVLKRYSYIGDGLSHVAFGALSIAAVLKITNNMLLILPVTVAVAVLLLCTGKNARIKGDAAIAMVSVGALAIGYLLMNVFSTSANISGDVCTTLFGSTSILTLQVEEVYLCVALSIAVLAVFILFYHKIFAITFDENFAQATGVNTTIFNLLIAVIVAVIIVLAMNLVGALLVSALVVFPSLSAMRVFKSFFAVTVASAIISVVCSLIGIVVAILAGTPVGSTIVAADIVAFGLFYSISLIQGRGV, encoded by the coding sequence ATGCCGGAACTTATCGAAAAACTTTCGTTCTACCTGGATTTCCCATTCGTCCGCTATGCGATTATCGTAGGCGTTCTCGTATCGCTCTGTTCGTCGCTCCTAGGCGTGACCTTGGTGCTCAAGCGTTACTCCTACATCGGCGACGGCCTTTCGCACGTTGCCTTCGGAGCGCTTTCCATTGCGGCCGTACTCAAGATTACAAACAACATGCTTTTGATCTTGCCGGTAACGGTCGCGGTGGCAGTACTCCTGCTGTGTACGGGAAAGAACGCCCGCATCAAGGGCGATGCGGCTATTGCCATGGTATCCGTCGGCGCTCTTGCCATCGGTTACTTGCTGATGAACGTCTTCTCAACTTCGGCGAATATTTCGGGTGACGTCTGCACGACCCTTTTCGGCTCTACCTCTATTTTGACGCTCCAGGTAGAAGAAGTCTACTTGTGCGTTGCGCTTTCGATTGCTGTCCTCGCTGTTTTTATTCTTTTCTACCACAAGATTTTTGCAATCACTTTCGACGAAAATTTTGCGCAGGCGACCGGCGTCAACACGACGATTTTCAACTTGCTGATAGCAGTCATCGTGGCCGTCATCATCGTCCTCGCGATGAACCTGGTGGGAGCGCTTTTGGTGTCGGCCCTGGTGGTGTTCCCGTCGCTTTCGGCCATGCGCGTTTTCAAGAGTTTCTTTGCGGTAACGGTCGCTTCGGCCATTATCTCGGTCGTATGCTCGCTCATCGGAATCGTCGTCGCAATCCTCGCAGGCACTCCCGTGGGCTCGACCATCGTGGCGGCAGATATTGTGGCATTCGGCCTCTTCTATTCCATCAGCCTGATTCAGGGCAGAGGAGTTTAG
- a CDS encoding Fur family transcriptional regulator, giving the protein MEYKTQTRQMIMDYMAENPDRIFKASEIAKSLPEVSLSTIYRNLSRMEKAGIVQIVGADDNNELRYRYTGPGQCEEKMHLVCKECGKFFHLEGPALKVLQLSVQRSGFELDQQQSVLLGRCSGCSRRRHD; this is encoded by the coding sequence ATGGAATACAAAACTCAGACCCGACAGATGATCATGGATTACATGGCCGAAAATCCCGACCGGATTTTCAAGGCGTCCGAAATTGCCAAAAGTTTGCCCGAAGTTTCACTGAGTACTATATACAGGAACCTGTCCCGTATGGAAAAGGCGGGAATCGTGCAGATTGTCGGGGCCGACGACAATAACGAGTTGCGCTACCGCTACACGGGCCCAGGCCAATGCGAAGAAAAGATGCACCTCGTGTGCAAGGAATGTGGCAAGTTTTTTCACCTGGAAGGCCCCGCCCTCAAGGTGTTGCAGCTTTCGGTGCAACGCAGCGGATTCGAACTGGACCAGCAACAGTCCGTGTTGCTTGGGCGCTGCTCCGGTTGTTCGCGGAGGCGTCATGATTAA
- a CDS encoding metal ABC transporter substrate-binding protein, translating to MKKFAAFAMFVLAATLTFVACSAESNEKAPAQKKVSIVATIYPQYDWLKNILGSRLDSVNLNLLIKNGTDLHSYKPSAQDIAAIASADMVVYVGGESDEWIEKALKATPKDGRVQVNLMEALGDRVKEEEVVEGMQEETKEIAEENHEHGEEAENDEHIWLSLKNAELLVMNLAKALSKVDTAHATEYHMNAGLYIAKISALDAQYRAATDNAHFKTILFGDRFPFRYLVDDYGIKYFAAFVGCSAESEASFETVAFLASKMDSLALPAIFTIDGSNGKIARAILDASKKSKETPVLTLNSMQSVTDAQMQSGVDYLSMMQSNLEVLKKAIK from the coding sequence ATGAAGAAATTTGCAGCATTTGCAATGTTTGTTTTGGCGGCAACCTTGACGTTTGTCGCCTGCAGTGCGGAATCGAACGAAAAAGCGCCTGCACAGAAGAAGGTTTCAATTGTCGCGACCATCTATCCGCAGTACGACTGGCTGAAAAACATCCTCGGAAGCCGCCTGGATTCCGTGAACCTGAATCTGCTTATCAAGAACGGCACCGACTTGCACAGCTACAAGCCCTCGGCACAGGACATCGCAGCGATCGCAAGCGCCGACATGGTGGTATACGTAGGCGGTGAATCGGATGAATGGATCGAGAAAGCGCTGAAAGCAACGCCGAAGGATGGCCGCGTACAAGTGAACCTGATGGAAGCTTTGGGCGACCGCGTCAAGGAAGAAGAAGTCGTGGAAGGCATGCAGGAAGAGACGAAAGAAATCGCAGAAGAGAACCACGAACACGGCGAAGAAGCCGAGAACGACGAACACATTTGGCTCTCGCTGAAGAACGCAGAACTGCTGGTGATGAACCTTGCCAAAGCCCTCTCGAAAGTAGACACGGCGCACGCTACGGAATACCACATGAATGCGGGCCTTTACATCGCAAAGATTAGCGCCCTGGACGCCCAGTACCGCGCAGCAACAGACAATGCCCATTTCAAGACCATTTTGTTTGGCGACCGTTTTCCGTTTCGCTATCTGGTGGATGATTACGGCATTAAGTATTTTGCCGCGTTTGTTGGCTGTTCCGCCGAAAGCGAAGCGAGCTTCGAGACGGTAGCCTTCTTGGCGAGCAAGATGGATTCGCTTGCGCTCCCCGCGATTTTCACGATTGACGGAAGCAACGGAAAAATTGCCCGTGCGATTCTTGACGCCAGCAAGAAGTCAAAGGAAACGCCTGTGCTGACGCTGAATTCGATGCAGTCGGTGACGGATGCGCAGATGCAATCTGGCGTGGACTATCTGAGCATGATGCAATCAAATTTGGAAGTTTTGAAGAAAGCAATTAAATAA
- a CDS encoding FISUMP domain-containing protein — MKGLSAKLITLLILAGVALSYAITAVPISGIKASATLPDYGQNSFRPENMVMKKYVHPFYQVWGAKYNDKSIFLEFLVEAQRLDQITLYNGFMRDSASYVNNSLAKSVKIYLNTSDNLVKVATLAKPKWHGYKNPHADIIVFDRPLKNVFKIIIEIEDIYPGKLYPNVCIALIKFWGFPKMPRKFQTGQMTDTRDGQVYKTITIGDQTWMAQDMRYKTPGSRSFVGDSPKIKQPSDAGLEYPESDIEGICPEGWRLPKAAELEDLKTNLPENASYDDLFSAAYRRPFYSIRQVGNLSGSQAYSTDAEVFFFPTNATGLNFSTLTRHYYDGECTEEYGETYAFGAYWTKDSKEVPLWPDENGNVEIKHLRHYRFGGTDYCEAMLCHEDYHFVRCLQGYDYPEESSSDSFESSSSFEIQE, encoded by the coding sequence GTGAAAGGTTTATCGGCGAAATTGATAACGCTACTCATTCTTGCAGGAGTAGCGTTATCCTATGCAATTACGGCAGTTCCCATTAGCGGCATCAAGGCTTCCGCCACCTTGCCGGATTATGGTCAGAACTCCTTCAGGCCCGAAAACATGGTCATGAAAAAGTACGTACACCCCTTCTATCAGGTTTGGGGTGCCAAGTACAATGACAAATCGATTTTCTTGGAATTCCTGGTAGAAGCCCAGCGTCTGGATCAGATTACCCTATACAATGGGTTCATGCGAGATTCTGCCTCTTACGTGAACAACAGCCTTGCCAAAAGCGTCAAAATTTACTTGAACACCTCGGACAACCTTGTAAAGGTGGCCACCCTCGCCAAACCCAAATGGCACGGGTACAAAAATCCCCACGCCGACATCATCGTTTTTGACAGGCCTTTGAAGAATGTCTTCAAGATTATCATCGAAATCGAAGACATTTATCCGGGAAAGCTTTACCCTAACGTGTGTATCGCCCTGATCAAGTTCTGGGGATTCCCCAAGATGCCTCGCAAGTTCCAAACAGGACAGATGACAGACACACGCGATGGCCAAGTCTACAAGACAATCACCATAGGGGACCAGACTTGGATGGCCCAGGACATGCGATACAAGACTCCCGGAAGTCGCTCATTCGTAGGCGATTCTCCGAAAATCAAGCAGCCTTCTGACGCGGGCCTGGAATATCCGGAATCGGACATCGAAGGAATTTGCCCCGAAGGTTGGCGCTTGCCGAAGGCCGCCGAGCTGGAAGACCTGAAAACGAATCTTCCCGAGAACGCCTCTTACGACGACTTGTTCTCTGCCGCTTACCGCAGGCCTTTCTACTCCATCCGTCAGGTTGGAAACCTTAGCGGCTCCCAAGCATATTCTACCGATGCTGAGGTTTTCTTCTTTCCGACGAACGCCACTGGGCTGAATTTCTCCACCCTGACTCGCCACTATTATGACGGCGAATGCACCGAAGAATATGGCGAGACATATGCTTTTGGCGCTTACTGGACCAAGGACTCGAAAGAAGTTCCCCTTTGGCCCGACGAAAACGGCAACGTGGAAATCAAGCATTTAAGGCACTACCGCTTTGGCGGAACCGATTACTGCGAAGCCATGCTTTGCCACGAAGACTATCATTTTGTGCGTTGCCTGCAAGGCTACGATTATCCAGAAGAATCTAGCAGCGACAGCTTCGAAAGTTCCAGTAGTTTCGAAATCCAAGAATAG
- a CDS encoding DUF4423 domain-containing protein, producing MVTFSDISDYRDFLKEYYDRRKAEMPFYSYRMMGDKLGLDSSYLYRVLQKKQHLPAHALPAAKEILDLSGREAEYFDLLFSAAVTKDKSKREELMAKALDLRDVDRHSLQAAELKLLENWWIPAVRAYLELNGGVVNVKQISRDLCPPITETQAQEAIDTLLEVGLVKKMASGKLAVTDAHLTAGGPEKKLAVRHFQKEVLSLASDALDNIPVDERNISTLTLSVDQSCFDDLGDMLREFRRLVQKRVDSAKNPDRVMQLSMAFYPIARKGGVRTVDSVEGDKRESK from the coding sequence ATGGTTACGTTTTCTGACATATCGGATTACCGCGACTTCTTGAAGGAGTACTACGACCGTAGAAAGGCCGAAATGCCGTTCTACTCGTACCGTATGATGGGGGACAAGCTGGGGTTGGATTCCAGCTACCTTTATCGCGTGTTGCAGAAAAAGCAGCACCTTCCGGCTCATGCACTCCCTGCCGCGAAAGAAATCCTGGATTTGTCCGGCCGTGAGGCCGAATACTTTGACCTGCTCTTCTCCGCCGCAGTAACCAAGGACAAGAGCAAGCGCGAAGAACTGATGGCGAAAGCTCTCGATCTCCGCGATGTGGATCGTCACAGCCTGCAGGCTGCCGAGCTCAAGCTGCTTGAGAACTGGTGGATTCCTGCTGTGCGCGCCTACCTCGAACTGAACGGTGGCGTGGTTAACGTAAAGCAGATTTCCAGGGACCTGTGCCCTCCGATTACCGAGACCCAAGCTCAGGAAGCAATCGACACCTTGCTGGAAGTCGGCCTGGTGAAGAAGATGGCTTCTGGTAAATTGGCGGTTACAGACGCCCATTTGACGGCGGGTGGCCCCGAAAAGAAGCTTGCCGTGCGCCATTTCCAGAAAGAAGTACTCTCTTTGGCTAGTGATGCGCTTGACAATATTCCTGTTGACGAAAGAAATATTTCTACTCTTACATTGTCCGTGGACCAGTCCTGCTTTGATGACTTGGGTGATATGCTTAGGGAATTTAGGCGCTTGGTCCAAAAGAGGGTGGACAGCGCCAAGAACCCGGATCGGGTAATGCAGCTTTCAATGGCTTTTTATCCGATTGCGCGTAAGGGCGGAGTCCGTACTGTTGATTCTGTGGAGGGCGACAAAAGGGAGTCCAAATGA
- a CDS encoding GTP-binding protein encodes MRKIALIVNDMGSINVDAEILKKNGSNVAECPMFELQNGCICCTLRDEFIEQVEKISNLNSIEVVFVDADRIYREFLSDQKHKKKQRDALADNPEVRENWDSRYGDRENQVVFIGKGYNKESIRTELEKCLD; translated from the coding sequence TTGCGAAAAATCGCCCTTATCGTCAACGACATGGGAAGCATCAACGTCGATGCCGAAATTCTCAAGAAAAACGGTTCAAACGTCGCTGAATGCCCGATGTTTGAATTGCAAAACGGCTGCATCTGCTGCACGCTGCGCGACGAATTCATCGAACAAGTTGAAAAGATTTCTAACCTGAATTCTATCGAAGTCGTGTTCGTCGATGCCGACCGCATCTACCGCGAATTTCTCAGCGACCAGAAACACAAAAAAAAACAGCGGGACGCTCTCGCCGATAATCCCGAAGTACGCGAAAACTGGGATTCCCGCTACGGCGACCGCGAAAACCAAGTCGTCTTTATCGGCAAGGGCTACAACAAGGAATCCATCCGAACGGAACTCGAAAAATGCCTTGACTAG
- a CDS encoding metal ABC transporter ATP-binding protein → MSNAKTLIKCRQLTLGYGSKDLVRDLDYDINAGDYLCIVGRNGSGKTTFLRGIAGLLKPKSGVIELCDGLSRSQIGYLPQMTIVQKDFPASVEEIVLSAFQGKHRLLPFYRKAHRDRAMECMALTRTESLAKSCFRELSGGQKQRVLLARALCAAERLLLLDEPVTGLDPESTETMYRIIEELHQKGMTVVMVTHDVDTALDDATRVLDFNTISTKEK, encoded by the coding sequence ATGAGTAATGCGAAGACCCTTATTAAGTGTCGCCAGTTGACTCTCGGTTACGGGAGCAAGGACCTGGTACGCGATCTGGACTACGACATAAACGCAGGTGACTACCTGTGCATCGTGGGCCGCAACGGTTCCGGAAAGACGACTTTCTTGAGGGGAATCGCGGGGCTGTTGAAGCCGAAATCGGGAGTCATCGAACTCTGCGACGGTTTAAGCAGAAGTCAAATCGGCTACCTGCCGCAAATGACAATCGTGCAGAAAGATTTTCCGGCCTCCGTCGAAGAAATCGTGCTGTCGGCATTCCAAGGAAAGCACCGCTTGCTGCCATTCTACAGAAAGGCGCACCGGGATCGCGCCATGGAATGCATGGCGCTAACCCGTACCGAAAGCCTCGCAAAATCTTGCTTCCGCGAGCTTTCGGGGGGCCAAAAGCAGCGCGTGCTTTTAGCGAGGGCCCTGTGCGCCGCCGAACGTTTGCTGCTCCTAGACGAACCGGTGACCGGCCTCGATCCAGAATCTACCGAAACCATGTACCGCATCATCGAAGAGCTGCATCAGAAGGGAATGACCGTCGTCATGGTCACTCACGATGTAGACACTGCCCTCGACGATGCCACCCGCGTACTGGACTTCAATACCATTTCAACCAAGGAAAAATAA
- the metH gene encoding methionine synthase gives MEKKMTLREAFESKMMLLDGGMGSVIQTYGIKGANNDMLSIEKPEIILDIQRRYVDAGVDCLTTNTFSSQRVSQHEYHQEHRIAEMNRAAVKIAKQAAAEAMEKYGRQVYILGDVGPTSKMLSMSEDVNDPASRSITFDELEDAYLEQIQVLVEEGVDAILIETIFDTLNAKAAASAFTKVMEKRAADAGDKAADLKPVEIMFSMTVSDASGRTLSGQTVEAFAISVMHMHPLSIGLNCGLGADGMVPYLRRMGKVAPCYISCHPNAGLPNQFGGYDDTPEDMVRLMGVYLDDKLVNMIGGCCGTTPEHIAAMRKMLDALPADYERRKPAPKYATSPLLRLAGLEPLFKEQVRPSNGADSCNAEDFVKVGERCNVAGSKKFLRLINEKNYEEALDIARKQVEDGADVIDVNMDDGLLDATAEMQTFLNLLASDPAISRVPIMVDSSRFEVIEAGLKCAQGKCIVNSISLKMGEQAFIDHARTIKRLGGAVIVMLFDEEGQATNYERRVQIAARAYDIMVKKLGFDPSDIIYDPNVLTVATGMAEHNAYAIDFIRAVRWIMDNLPGVRISGGLSNLSFAFRGNNYLREAMHTTFLHYAIPNGMGMAIMNPSAIIEYKTIPLELRMAITEVIYNTEPDASEALIEIASRMTAAAAAAKEAGTKYDPKAIFAMSTGASSSDDNASAAAEAKPTTPEERLQEALLKGTSTSLQPDLMELINRGDSPVGIISGPLMDGMNEVGRRFGEGKMFLPQVVKTARTMKKAVEILQPYIEAGKDANASSRGKIVIATVKGDVHDIGKNIVSVIMACNGYEMVDLGVMVPEDVIVKAVIENKADILSLSGLITPSLEEMCTVAKAMQDAGQRIPIIVGGATTSPTHTAVKIAPCYEGPVFHVRDAASNPGLAQKLLDPATSEQTIRENREEQQRIRDKQNGIQTEAANAMAAAEKTPLERRYLCDWSKYQPVEPPFMGESKLPPIPLEKVIPLISWEYFFFTWKIKPDQEEAKKLKADAEELIKSLAKPEYALRAVQAFYPAAGTEGSIRFNTGRTGTDSDIVEVATARQQNPEGTCLALCDYVAPANANTASIFAAPAGKDVFRDIVGAFAVTVSDAFVKRLEKLKAEQGGSDYDVLLMQTVADRLAEAGAEYLSQELARVSGWKGIRPAVGYPVLPNIKEIFNVAKLIDFGSVGISLTENGAMYPQASVSGLYISHPEIDYFHVKV, from the coding sequence ATGGAAAAGAAAATGACTTTACGCGAAGCTTTTGAAAGCAAGATGATGCTGCTCGATGGCGGCATGGGTTCTGTCATTCAGACTTACGGCATTAAGGGTGCGAACAACGACATGCTCTCCATCGAGAAGCCGGAAATTATTCTCGATATCCAGCGCCGCTACGTGGATGCGGGCGTGGACTGCCTGACCACCAACACGTTCTCGAGCCAGCGCGTCAGCCAGCACGAATACCATCAGGAACACCGCATTGCCGAAATGAACCGCGCCGCCGTGAAGATTGCGAAGCAGGCCGCAGCAGAGGCCATGGAAAAGTACGGCCGCCAGGTGTACATTTTGGGCGACGTGGGTCCCACGAGCAAAATGCTTTCGATGAGCGAAGACGTGAACGATCCCGCGAGCCGTAGCATTACTTTCGACGAACTCGAAGACGCCTACCTGGAACAGATCCAGGTGCTGGTGGAAGAAGGCGTCGACGCGATTCTGATTGAAACGATTTTTGATACGCTGAACGCGAAGGCTGCCGCAAGTGCATTTACCAAGGTGATGGAGAAACGCGCTGCCGACGCCGGTGACAAAGCCGCCGACCTCAAACCTGTGGAAATCATGTTCTCCATGACGGTGAGCGACGCCTCGGGCCGTACACTTTCGGGCCAGACGGTGGAAGCATTCGCCATAAGCGTGATGCACATGCACCCGCTTTCGATCGGCCTCAACTGCGGTCTCGGTGCCGACGGCATGGTGCCGTACCTGCGCCGCATGGGCAAGGTTGCGCCCTGCTACATTAGCTGTCATCCGAATGCGGGACTCCCAAACCAGTTCGGCGGTTACGACGACACGCCCGAAGACATGGTGCGGCTCATGGGCGTTTACCTGGATGACAAACTCGTGAACATGATTGGCGGTTGCTGCGGTACCACACCGGAACACATCGCCGCCATGCGCAAGATGCTCGACGCCCTGCCAGCCGATTACGAACGCCGCAAGCCCGCGCCAAAGTACGCCACGAGCCCGCTGCTCCGCCTCGCCGGTCTCGAGCCGCTGTTCAAGGAACAGGTGCGCCCGAGCAACGGCGCCGACAGCTGCAACGCCGAAGATTTTGTGAAGGTGGGCGAACGCTGCAACGTGGCGGGCTCCAAGAAGTTCCTGCGACTCATCAACGAAAAAAATTACGAAGAAGCGCTCGATATTGCAAGGAAGCAGGTTGAAGACGGCGCCGACGTGATCGACGTGAACATGGACGACGGCCTCTTGGACGCCACCGCCGAAATGCAGACCTTCTTGAATTTGCTCGCTTCGGACCCGGCTATCAGCCGCGTGCCGATTATGGTGGACTCTTCCCGATTCGAAGTGATTGAAGCGGGTCTCAAGTGCGCCCAGGGCAAGTGCATCGTGAATTCCATCTCCCTCAAGATGGGCGAGCAGGCATTTATCGATCACGCGCGCACCATCAAGCGACTCGGCGGTGCTGTCATCGTGATGCTCTTTGACGAAGAAGGCCAGGCCACCAACTACGAGCGCCGCGTACAAATTGCCGCCCGCGCTTACGACATCATGGTCAAAAAGCTCGGTTTCGACCCTTCGGACATTATTTACGACCCGAACGTTTTGACAGTCGCAACCGGCATGGCCGAACACAACGCCTACGCCATAGACTTTATCCGCGCAGTCCGCTGGATTATGGACAACCTGCCCGGGGTGCGCATTTCGGGCGGTCTTTCAAACCTTTCGTTCGCCTTCCGCGGCAACAACTACCTGCGCGAAGCGATGCATACCACCTTCTTGCATTACGCGATTCCGAACGGCATGGGCATGGCCATCATGAACCCGAGCGCGATTATCGAATACAAGACGATTCCGCTGGAACTCCGCATGGCCATTACCGAAGTCATCTACAACACGGAACCGGATGCAAGCGAAGCGCTCATCGAAATTGCAAGCCGCATGACCGCGGCAGCCGCAGCCGCCAAGGAAGCAGGCACCAAGTACGACCCGAAGGCGATTTTCGCCATGAGCACAGGCGCAAGCTCTTCTGACGACAACGCTAGCGCTGCCGCCGAAGCAAAGCCTACCACGCCCGAAGAACGCCTGCAAGAAGCCTTACTCAAGGGAACTTCCACATCGCTTCAGCCCGACTTGATGGAACTCATCAACCGCGGCGATAGCCCGGTGGGAATTATTTCTGGCCCGCTCATGGACGGCATGAACGAAGTCGGTCGCCGCTTTGGCGAAGGCAAGATGTTCTTGCCGCAGGTGGTGAAGACCGCACGCACCATGAAAAAGGCGGTAGAAATCCTGCAGCCCTACATCGAGGCGGGCAAAGACGCGAACGCTTCGAGCCGCGGCAAAATCGTGATTGCAACCGTGAAGGGCGACGTGCACGATATCGGCAAGAACATCGTCTCCGTGATTATGGCCTGTAACGGCTACGAGATGGTGGACCTCGGCGTGATGGTTCCCGAAGATGTCATCGTGAAGGCGGTCATCGAGAACAAGGCCGATATATTGAGCCTCTCCGGGCTGATTACGCCCTCCCTCGAAGAAATGTGCACTGTGGCGAAGGCCATGCAAGATGCTGGTCAGCGCATCCCGATTATCGTCGGCGGCGCCACCACCTCGCCCACGCACACGGCCGTAAAGATTGCCCCGTGCTACGAAGGCCCCGTATTCCATGTGCGCGACGCCGCGAGCAACCCAGGCCTCGCCCAGAAACTTTTGGATCCGGCTACTAGCGAACAGACCATCCGCGAAAACCGCGAAGAACAGCAGCGAATCCGCGACAAGCAAAACGGCATCCAGACCGAAGCCGCCAACGCTATGGCCGCAGCAGAGAAGACGCCCCTCGAACGCCGCTACCTTTGCGACTGGAGCAAGTACCAGCCCGTGGAACCGCCGTTCATGGGCGAAAGCAAGCTCCCGCCGATTCCGCTCGAAAAAGTCATCCCGCTTATCAGCTGGGAATACTTCTTCTTCACCTGGAAAATCAAGCCGGACCAGGAAGAAGCAAAGAAACTCAAGGCCGACGCAGAAGAACTTATCAAGAGTCTCGCAAAGCCCGAGTATGCGCTGCGTGCCGTGCAGGCGTTCTACCCTGCAGCCGGTACGGAAGGCTCCATCAGGTTCAACACGGGCCGTACCGGCACCGACTCCGACATCGTCGAAGTCGCCACGGCACGCCAGCAGAACCCGGAAGGCACTTGCCTCGCCCTCTGCGACTACGTTGCGCCCGCCAATGCGAACACCGCAAGCATCTTCGCTGCTCCCGCCGGTAAAGATGTTTTCCGCGATATCGTGGGTGCCTTCGCCGTCACCGTGAGCGACGCCTTTGTGAAGCGCCTCGAAAAACTCAAGGCCGAACAGGGCGGCAGCGACTACGACGTTCTTTTGATGCAGACTGTCGCCGACCGCCTCGCCGAAGCCGGCGCCGAATACCTGAGCCAGGAACTCGCCCGCGTAAGCGGCTGGAAGGGCATCCGCCCGGCCGTCGGCTACCCCGTGCTCCCGAACATCAAGGAAATCTTCAACGTCGCAAAACTCATCGATTTCGGCAGTGTAGGCATCAGCCTCACCGAGAACGGCGCCATGTACCCGCAGGCCTCCGTGAGCGGCCTCTACATCAGCCACCCCGAAATCGACTACTTCCACGTGAAAGTGTAA